The following coding sequences are from one Gossypium hirsutum isolate 1008001.06 chromosome A12, Gossypium_hirsutum_v2.1, whole genome shotgun sequence window:
- the LOC107901969 gene encoding HMG-Y-related protein A: protein MATEEISRTQGLNPSQQSSSLPDYPQMILEAIEALNEKEGSSMSSIAKHIDSTHSDLPASHSTLLSHHLNQMKQMGQIVMLNNNYTKPDPNAPPKRGRGRPPKPKVPLPPGVVVSPPRPRGRPPKPKDLLAPPKPKSVSTGRPRGRPPKKAKTGTATAPPPPPGVKRGRGRPPKVLPSVGFQ, encoded by the exons ATGGCGACCGAAGAAATTAGTCGAACTCAAGGCCTCAATCCTTCTCAACAATCTTCTTCACTTCCAGACTACCCTCAG ATGATTTTGGAAGCCATAGAGGCATTGAATGAGAAAGAGGGCTCCAGTATGTCATCCATCGCCAAGCACATCGACTCCACTCACTCCGATCTCCCAGCGTCGCACTCCACTCTCCTATCCCACCACCTCAACCAGATGAAACAAATGGGTCAAATTGTTATGTTGAACAACAATTACACAAAACCCGACCCCAATGCCCCACCCAAGCGTGGACGTGGACGTCCACCTAAACCCAAGGTTCCTCTTCCACCTGGCGTTGTCGTCTCTCCTCCCAGACCTCGTGGTCGTCCGCCTAAACCGAAGGACTTATTGGCTCCCCCCAAGCCCAAATCCGTCAGCACCGGAAGGCCACGTGGGCGCCCACCTAAGAAGGCTAAGACTGGTACCGCCACTGCTCCTCCACCTCCTCCCGGCGTTAAGCGAGGCCGCGGTCGACCTCCGAAAGTGTTACCGTCGGTGGGTTTTCAGTAA
- the LOC107900421 gene encoding 21 kDa protein, with product MKSLPSISMHFLTLLFFFLHPIPTLGSTGYDTSPTDYIRTSCSATLYPVLCYTSLSGYANPVQQDPAPLARIAIGVSLSKARHIASYVSNLTRETAYGADPQASAALHDCISNMDDAVDEIHGSLRQMRRLVAPGSESFRFQMGNVQTWMSAALTDEETCTDGFEDVKEGPLKTEVYERAVEVKKLTSNALALVNSYAEKGE from the coding sequence ATGAAATCCCTCCCCTCCATCTCCATGCACTTTCTAACCCTCCTCTTCTTCTTTCTCCACCCAATCCCAACCCTTGGTTCCACCGGCTACGACACCAGCCCCACCGATTACATCCGTACAAGCTGCTCTGCCACATTGTATCCTGTCCTTTGCTACACTTCCCTATCTGGTTACGCCAATCCGGTCCAGCAAGACCCAGCTCCTCTAGCTCGCATCGCCATTGGTGTCAGCCTCTCCAAGGCCCGTCACATAGCATCTTATGTCTCTAACCTCACCCGTGAAACAGCCTACGGCGCTGACCCACAAGCCAGCGCCGCCTTACACGACTGTATTTCCAACATGGACGATGCCGTGGATGAAATCCATGGTTCGTTAAGGCAAATGCGACGGCTGGTAGCCCCGGGTTCGGAGTCTTTCAGGTTCCAAATGGGGAACGTTCAGACGTGGATGAGCGCGGCTTTGACGGACGAAGAGACATGTACAGACgggttcgaagatgtgaaggagGGGCCATTGAAAACGGAGGTGTACGAGAGGGCGGTGGAAGTGAAGAAGCTTACGAGCAATGCTTTGGCGTTGGTTAATAGTTATGCAGAAAAGGGTGAGTAa